A genomic window from Brachyspira sp. SAP_772 includes:
- a CDS encoding ankyrin repeat domain-containing protein, protein MRNFKILILSSVLFLMFSLIAFSKSNIAIVDAAGRGDINQVKALIDSGANINQQDRIGETALIEATEGGHIEVVKLLIANNAKLNLKSKWGRTALMRASFKGYANIVKVLVEAGADLNLKDNRGRTALTYANQKGHQNIINILKAAGAK, encoded by the coding sequence ATGAGAAATTTTAAAATATTAATATTGTCATCTGTTTTGTTTTTAATGTTTTCTCTAATTGCATTTTCAAAAAGCAATATAGCAATTGTTGATGCTGCTGGCAGAGGGGATATCAATCAAGTGAAAGCATTAATAGATAGCGGAGCTAATATAAATCAGCAAGATAGAATAGGAGAAACTGCCTTGATAGAAGCTACCGAAGGCGGACATATAGAAGTTGTAAAATTGTTGATAGCAAATAATGCAAAATTAAATCTCAAAAGCAAATGGGGCAGAACTGCATTGATGAGGGCTTCTTTTAAAGGTTATGCTAACATAGTAAAAGTACTTGTAGAAGCGGGAGCAGATTTAAATTTAAAAGATAATAGAGGAAGAACTGCATTAACTTATGCCAATCAAAAAGGACATCAAAATATAATTAATATTTTAAAAGCAGCAGGTGCAAAATAA
- a CDS encoding Imm17 family immunity protein has translation MESLINYIKKNPHLFGILAGLLFLLAAIFNWKWLLEPAGSRFMMFIYEMLGKSGVRIVTGIIGAIIIICFIMDWIIRK, from the coding sequence ATGGAGAGTTTAATAAATTATATAAAAAAAAATCCTCATTTATTTGGAATATTAGCAGGACTTCTATTTCTTTTGGCTGCAATTTTTAATTGGAAGTGGCTTTTGGAACCTGCTGGTTCAAGATTTATGATGTTTATATATGAAATGTTGGGGAAGAGTGGTGTTAGAATAGTTACTGGTATTATAGGAGCTATAATAATAATATGCTTTATAATGGATTGGATAATAAGAAAATGA
- a CDS encoding ankyrin repeat domain-containing protein, producing the protein MKKIIFLIMVFSLSLFAQRTPLMEALERKDTKRAIELINSGVDLNTRDRRGETPLIEAAEEGLPEVVRLLISKKVNLNDVNNNKRTALMRASSRGHAQIVSMLIEAGANINLKDKYGKTALSYATQRGHQNIVKILKSAGAK; encoded by the coding sequence ATGAAAAAAATTATATTTTTGATAATGGTTTTTAGTTTATCTTTGTTTGCTCAAAGAACTCCATTAATGGAAGCTTTAGAGAGAAAAGACACTAAAAGGGCTATAGAACTTATAAACTCGGGTGTTGATCTTAATACAAGAGACAGAAGAGGTGAAACTCCATTAATAGAGGCAGCAGAAGAAGGGCTTCCTGAAGTAGTAAGATTATTGATAAGTAAAAAAGTAAATTTAAATGATGTTAATAACAATAAAAGAACAGCATTAATGAGAGCTTCTAGCAGAGGACATGCTCAAATAGTTTCTATGCTTATAGAGGCAGGTGCAAATATTAATTTAAAAGATAAATACGGAAAAACGGCATTGTCTTATGCAACTCAAAGAGGACATCAAAATATAGTTAAAATATTGAAATCAGCAGGTGCTAAATAA
- a CDS encoding penicillin-binding protein 1A, translating into MKVKDFFKNKLANLKNNYNRVNLNKFIKIYIAVLVVIFSIGTLIFAFLIADIIRQPDVQAVELYKPTIPTKIYDIKGEVISEFFSEQRALVEYKDLPAHLIEAIISMEDNNFMTHNGIDIIGIFRGTIGNMIVGKRPRGASTLTQQVARGIVLKSRERTIMRKLKEIWVTFQIEKRLTKEEIVTLYFNQIFFGHSVYGVQAASRFYFNKDVQDLDLAECAMLATLPPSPNTYSPINNPNISMSRHKLVLKRMTDLKFISQDEADNAYKEFWASYSGKIGRRGSTAYSASIDRAPYITEYVRRELIDKYGEKALKEDGLKIYTTIDIEKQEAAQKLLTEALKEYNDKYEGGSMDISTIYDRELIDKVEMLSLLFELPENMARNKFSIAVRSLLNQDTSTSLALISDMFGMEEVNDIMMEVMKADEAELSRQIEGALVAIDPRNGYIVSMVGGSGFTPRNQFNRATQARRQAGSAFKPFVYAASMDVTNYNPATIVSDAPIGFVPEEGEEGKVWIPKNYSGNFKGDVSLRYALAVSLNIATVNVLNYVGITNAIRYIEPIFKAQPDDAKSKRMFNPDLTLGLGTGLFTPLELTTGFATIANKGKEVEPILIRYVTDRYGVMMDNFEEDLKREISLRGGAKQVMSEEVAYMISDILAGVLRGGTATSAMYEAGFTRMGAGKTGTSNDWKDAWFVGYTPELTTGIWIGFDSFKYSLGNHQVGGRIAAPIWGKYMVAALKEIKPTWYSQPENVVRLEVCARSGKLPSSSCPALTTDLFIKDKIPQETCNVCDTYLEDTSNLDSIIDSFFD; encoded by the coding sequence TTGAAAGTAAAAGATTTCTTCAAAAACAAATTAGCTAATTTAAAAAATAATTATAATAGAGTAAATCTCAATAAATTTATAAAAATATATATAGCAGTATTAGTTGTAATATTTTCTATAGGCACTTTAATATTTGCATTTTTAATAGCAGATATTATAAGACAGCCAGATGTTCAAGCGGTAGAATTATATAAGCCAACAATACCAACAAAAATATACGACATAAAAGGCGAAGTTATATCAGAGTTTTTCTCAGAACAAAGAGCTTTAGTTGAATATAAAGATTTGCCTGCTCACCTTATAGAAGCAATTATATCTATGGAAGATAATAATTTTATGACACATAACGGCATAGATATAATAGGTATATTTAGAGGTACTATAGGAAACATGATAGTTGGTAAAAGACCAAGAGGAGCAAGTACCCTAACCCAACAGGTGGCAAGAGGAATAGTATTAAAATCCAGAGAAAGAACCATTATGAGAAAATTAAAAGAGATCTGGGTAACATTTCAAATAGAAAAGAGATTAACTAAAGAAGAGATAGTAACATTATATTTCAATCAAATATTTTTTGGCCACTCAGTTTATGGTGTACAGGCAGCAAGCAGATTTTATTTTAATAAAGACGTACAAGATTTAGATTTAGCTGAATGTGCTATGCTTGCAACACTCCCTCCTTCACCAAACACCTATTCCCCTATCAATAATCCAAACATATCAATGAGCAGACATAAACTTGTATTAAAAAGAATGACAGATTTGAAGTTTATAAGCCAAGATGAAGCAGATAATGCCTATAAAGAATTTTGGGCTTCTTATAGCGGAAAGATAGGAAGAAGAGGATCTACTGCTTATAGTGCTTCAATAGACAGAGCTCCATATATTACAGAATATGTTAGAAGAGAATTGATTGACAAATACGGCGAAAAAGCATTAAAAGAAGATGGATTAAAAATATACACTACTATAGACATAGAAAAACAAGAAGCTGCACAAAAATTATTAACAGAAGCCTTAAAAGAATATAATGACAAATATGAAGGCGGTTCTATGGATATAAGCACTATCTATGACAGAGAGCTTATAGATAAAGTGGAAATGCTTTCATTATTATTTGAGCTTCCAGAAAATATGGCTAGAAACAAATTCTCTATAGCTGTCCGCTCACTTCTTAACCAAGACACATCAACTTCATTAGCACTTATTTCAGATATGTTTGGTATGGAAGAAGTTAATGACATTATGATGGAAGTAATGAAGGCAGATGAGGCAGAATTATCACGTCAAATAGAAGGGGCATTAGTTGCAATAGACCCAAGAAATGGATATATAGTTTCTATGGTTGGGGGCTCAGGATTTACTCCAAGAAACCAATTTAATAGAGCTACTCAAGCAAGAAGACAGGCAGGAAGTGCATTCAAGCCTTTCGTATACGCTGCTTCTATGGACGTAACTAATTATAACCCAGCAACCATAGTAAGCGATGCTCCTATTGGTTTTGTACCAGAGGAAGGTGAAGAAGGAAAGGTTTGGATACCGAAAAACTATTCGGGCAATTTTAAAGGAGATGTTAGTTTAAGATACGCTTTAGCTGTTTCACTTAATATTGCTACAGTTAATGTATTAAATTATGTTGGTATTACAAATGCAATAAGATATATAGAGCCTATATTTAAAGCACAGCCCGATGATGCTAAATCAAAGAGAATGTTTAACCCAGATTTAACATTAGGACTTGGTACAGGGCTTTTCACACCATTAGAGCTTACTACAGGATTTGCCACTATAGCAAACAAGGGTAAAGAGGTTGAGCCTATACTTATAAGATATGTTACAGACAGATATGGTGTTATGATGGATAATTTTGAAGAGGATTTGAAAAGAGAAATTAGCCTCAGAGGCGGAGCTAAACAGGTGATGAGTGAAGAAGTTGCCTATATGATTAGTGATATATTAGCTGGAGTACTTAGAGGTGGTACTGCTACTAGTGCTATGTATGAAGCTGGATTTACTAGAATGGGGGCTGGAAAAACTGGTACTTCCAACGACTGGAAAGATGCTTGGTTTGTGGGTTATACTCCTGAACTTACTACTGGTATATGGATTGGTTTTGACTCTTTCAAATATTCACTTGGTAACCATCAGGTTGGAGGAAGAATTGCTGCTCCTATTTGGGGTAAATATATGGTAGCCGCATTAAAAGAAATAAAACCTACTTGGTATTCTCAGCCTGAAAATGTTGTTAGATTGGAAGTGTGTGCAAGAAGCGGTAAATTGCCTAGTTCTTCTTGTCCTGCTCTTACTACAGATTTATTTATAAAAGACAAGATACCTCAAGAGACTTGCAATGTTTGTGATACTTATTTAGAAGACACTAGCAATCTTGACAGTATAATTGATTCTTTCTTTGATTAA
- a CDS encoding MBOAT family protein, which yields MLFSSMIFLWLFLPVVFISYYLIKKEYRNVLLLIASIIFYAWGGVSYTLIMFSSIVINYIFALLIDRAIEENNKSKKKIYLALCIVINLLILGYFKYTDFAISIINSISKKELISLKNIILPIGISFYTFQALSYVIDVYREHNKAQKNIINLALYISFFPQLIAGPIVKYHDIDTQITNRTESLENISYGIKRFIYGLSKKVILANMFALSCDEILKQPVGEIGTALAWVAAILYTLQIYYDFSGYSDMAIGLGHMFGFKFLENFNYPYISKSVQEFWRRWHISLSTWFKEYLYIPSGGNRKGKYFTYLNLFIVFFATGLWHGASFNFILWGLWHGFFLIIERIFLGKLLEKNKLKFLNHIYVIFVFLLGWVLFRANNLTHALDLYKLMFSYHESIYTVRYFFYPQTLVCFIFGILFSGLFQSLFPKVKEAIFSSRVYILESIIQFILLFICIMYLVNGTYNPFIYFRF from the coding sequence ATGCTTTTTAGTTCCATGATTTTTTTGTGGCTTTTTCTGCCAGTAGTTTTTATATCATATTATTTAATTAAAAAAGAATATAGAAATGTTTTATTATTAATAGCTAGTATTATATTTTATGCTTGGGGCGGAGTTAGTTATACTCTGATAATGTTCTCTTCTATAGTCATTAACTATATTTTTGCATTATTAATAGATAGGGCTATAGAAGAAAATAATAAATCAAAAAAGAAAATATATTTAGCGTTATGTATAGTAATTAATTTATTAATATTAGGTTATTTCAAATATACCGATTTTGCTATATCAATAATTAATTCAATATCAAAAAAAGAATTAATTTCATTAAAAAATATAATTTTACCAATAGGAATATCATTTTATACTTTTCAGGCTCTATCTTATGTAATAGATGTTTATAGAGAACATAATAAGGCACAGAAAAATATTATTAATTTGGCATTATATATATCCTTTTTTCCGCAGTTAATAGCAGGTCCAATAGTTAAGTATCATGATATAGACACTCAAATAACGAATAGAACCGAGAGTTTAGAAAATATAAGTTATGGTATAAAGCGTTTTATATATGGACTATCTAAGAAAGTAATACTTGCTAATATGTTTGCTTTATCTTGTGATGAAATATTAAAACAGCCCGTAGGAGAAATAGGTACAGCATTAGCTTGGGTGGCAGCAATTCTTTACACACTTCAGATATATTATGATTTTTCAGGTTATTCTGATATGGCAATAGGACTAGGGCATATGTTTGGGTTTAAGTTCTTAGAAAACTTTAATTATCCTTATATATCTAAATCAGTTCAAGAGTTTTGGAGGAGATGGCATATATCATTATCTACATGGTTTAAAGAATATTTATATATACCTTCAGGTGGAAACAGAAAAGGGAAATATTTTACTTATCTTAATTTATTTATAGTCTTTTTTGCTACAGGCTTATGGCATGGAGCTAGTTTCAATTTTATTCTTTGGGGCTTATGGCATGGATTTTTCTTGATAATAGAGCGAATATTTTTAGGTAAGTTGTTGGAAAAGAATAAATTAAAATTTTTAAATCATATTTATGTAATATTCGTATTTTTATTAGGTTGGGTATTATTTAGAGCAAATAATTTAACTCATGCATTAGATTTATACAAATTAATGTTTAGTTATCATGAAAGTATTTATACAGTAAGATATTTCTTTTATCCTCAGACTTTAGTTTGTTTTATATTTGGAATATTATTCAGCGGATTATTTCAAAGTTTATTTCCAAAAGTTAAAGAAGCTATATTTTCAAGCAGAGTTTATATATTAGAAAGTATAATTCAATTCATACTATTGTTTATTTGTATTATGTATTTAGTTAATGGTACTTACAATCCATTTATTTACTTCAGATTTTAA
- the rsgA gene encoding ribosome small subunit-dependent GTPase A, with translation MKIKDIGFDEYFEKLALSALKVNSLEEINNEELMPARVIRINKRYYTLFSDDGEFLARIKGKIRYNSEVQSELPVVGDWVLMKKSDNNAFIDTILTRKNILYRKANIKKNDIQAIVSNIDYAFIIVGIDNEMPMSAIARYLSVVHTSGIKPIIAISKIDLYEEAEYKELLATIKETYPNETAFAYSSKTGKNTDTFLKYIKKDTSSVFIGASGAGKSTIINYLLKDEKMKTQEVREYDFKGMHTTTHRELLVLDSGGVVIDTPGLRNLGLWEDDKGIKKTFEDLEEYAKKCKFKDCTHQHEPDCYILELLENDEIPYERYDAYITLLNENRELQKSSIEIKKDRKMALKKITKHRNNYKKINVKNKK, from the coding sequence TTGAAAATAAAAGATATTGGCTTTGATGAATATTTTGAGAAGTTAGCTTTATCAGCTTTGAAGGTTAATAGTTTAGAAGAGATTAATAACGAAGAACTTATGCCTGCTAGGGTGATAAGAATTAATAAAAGATACTATACACTTTTTTCTGATGATGGAGAGTTTTTAGCGAGAATAAAAGGGAAGATTAGATATAACTCTGAAGTGCAAAGCGAGCTTCCTGTGGTTGGTGATTGGGTGCTAATGAAAAAGTCTGATAACAATGCTTTTATTGATACTATACTCACTAGAAAAAATATATTATACAGAAAAGCTAATATTAAAAAAAATGATATTCAAGCTATAGTAAGCAATATTGATTATGCTTTTATTATAGTTGGTATTGATAATGAGATGCCGATGTCAGCTATTGCTAGATATTTGTCTGTAGTTCACACTTCTGGAATTAAACCAATAATTGCAATAAGTAAAATAGATTTATATGAAGAAGCTGAATATAAGGAATTGTTGGCTACTATAAAAGAAACTTATCCTAATGAAACAGCTTTTGCCTACAGTTCAAAAACAGGAAAGAATACTGATACATTTTTGAAATATATTAAGAAGGATACTTCATCAGTTTTTATAGGGGCATCAGGAGCTGGTAAATCTACTATTATTAATTATCTTTTGAAAGACGAGAAGATGAAAACTCAAGAGGTCAGAGAGTATGATTTTAAAGGAATGCATACCACAACACATAGAGAGCTTTTAGTATTAGATAGCGGTGGGGTTGTGATAGATACTCCGGGTTTAAGAAATTTAGGGCTTTGGGAAGATGATAAAGGCATAAAGAAAACTTTTGAAGATTTAGAAGAGTATGCTAAAAAATGTAAGTTTAAAGATTGTACGCATCAGCATGAACCAGATTGTTATATATTGGAGCTTCTTGAAAATGATGAAATACCTTATGAGAGATATGATGCTTATATAACACTTCTAAATGAAAACAGAGAATTGCAAAAAAGTTCTATAGAGATAAAGAAAGACAGAAAAATGGCATTAAAGAAAATCACAAAGCATAGGAATAATTATAAGAAAATAAATGTAAAGAATAAAAAATAG
- a CDS encoding SpoIIE family protein phosphatase, with translation MNINEIMDNPEKQIEVFSNIIKKMNSSTDYEESLITLISEIKAVMNSNTILLYLVDQELSNLNFEMSIGPLGDKCFGSIIDNDKPIAVRAYTTSASLYSNDPKEDSNFVPLKDMIGDELKNILFVPVKIRKRNIAAIFLLNKKNGNFVEKDTVLMKSFAHLVSLSLVNKINYEKAQSRAYEVAALYEMSISINRCETVDEILNNNISIVCEAFEAHRVSVILKENGVFKFKAAIGIDEDILQYGIVTVEDNVLAEILKTKKPVYSVNVSKDPRFKPNKSLRYTRESFIAAPIIIKDEIIGFLCATERNINKAYNLSNLMLLEMLAQQLGENYMHVLLSEESKIKESLTEEINYTEQLQKSVLPTHFPNDNLFDIAAISIPSKNVGGDFYDYIKISSTKYALIIADVSGKGLGAGFFMTMTRSILRVYFSQIDDPASILKYTNKHIYEDSKNGMFVTCFLVVIDTKNKTLTYSNAGHLPQYLVKKDEASNTKIIEEMHARGKPLGFVKNEVYTNKKIQYSSNDTIVLFTDGVTDTFNRFDEVYGDDRLKELLKNDYDNPKELLDDIVEETVRFRDEVAQFDDITLLITKIL, from the coding sequence GTGAATATAAATGAAATAATGGATAACCCCGAAAAACAAATTGAGGTGTTTTCTAATATTATAAAAAAAATGAATTCTTCAACAGACTATGAAGAAAGTTTAATAACTCTTATATCTGAAATAAAAGCCGTTATGAATTCAAATACAATTCTTTTATATTTAGTAGATCAAGAATTAAGTAATCTAAACTTTGAAATGTCTATAGGTCCATTAGGCGATAAATGTTTTGGCTCTATTATAGATAATGATAAACCCATAGCAGTAAGAGCATACACTACATCAGCTTCATTATATTCTAATGATCCAAAAGAAGATTCAAATTTTGTTCCTTTGAAGGATATGATAGGAGATGAATTAAAAAATATATTATTCGTACCAGTAAAGATTAGAAAAAGAAACATAGCGGCAATATTTCTGTTAAATAAAAAAAATGGTAATTTTGTAGAAAAAGATACTGTATTAATGAAATCTTTTGCTCATTTAGTATCTTTATCTCTGGTAAACAAAATTAATTATGAAAAAGCACAGTCAAGAGCATATGAAGTTGCTGCTTTATACGAAATGTCTATATCTATAAACAGATGCGAAACAGTTGATGAAATATTAAACAATAATATTAGTATAGTATGCGAAGCTTTTGAGGCACATAGAGTTTCCGTGATATTAAAAGAAAATGGAGTGTTCAAATTTAAAGCTGCAATAGGTATTGATGAAGATATTTTGCAATATGGAATAGTTACAGTAGAAGACAATGTACTTGCTGAAATATTAAAAACCAAAAAGCCTGTTTATTCTGTTAATGTTTCTAAAGATCCTAGATTCAAACCAAATAAATCTTTAAGATATACAAGAGAGAGTTTTATAGCAGCACCTATAATTATAAAAGATGAAATAATAGGCTTTTTATGTGCTACAGAAAGAAATATTAATAAAGCATATAATTTAAGTAATTTAATGCTATTAGAAATGTTAGCTCAGCAATTAGGTGAAAATTATATGCATGTACTTTTATCTGAAGAGTCTAAAATAAAAGAATCTCTCACAGAAGAAATTAATTATACAGAGCAATTACAAAAAAGCGTACTTCCAACACATTTTCCAAATGATAATTTATTTGATATTGCAGCAATAAGCATACCAAGTAAAAACGTAGGCGGTGACTTCTATGATTATATAAAAATAAGCAGCACTAAATATGCACTTATAATAGCAGATGTATCAGGTAAGGGATTAGGTGCTGGCTTCTTTATGACTATGACAAGGTCTATATTAAGAGTTTATTTCTCCCAAATAGATGACCCAGCAAGCATATTAAAATATACTAACAAACATATTTATGAAGACTCTAAAAATGGTATGTTTGTTACTTGTTTTTTAGTTGTAATAGATACAAAAAATAAAACTTTAACTTACTCTAATGCTGGACATTTACCTCAATATTTAGTAAAAAAAGATGAAGCTTCAAATACAAAAATAATAGAAGAGATGCATGCAAGAGGCAAGCCATTAGGGTTTGTAAAAAATGAAGTCTATACAAATAAAAAAATACAATATTCATCAAATGACACAATAGTATTATTTACAGATGGGGTAACGGATACTTTCAATAGATTTGATGAAGTTTATGGGGATGACAGATTAAAAGAACTCCTTAAAAATGATTATGATAATCCTAAAGAGTTATTAGATGATATAGTAGAAGAAACTGTTAGATTTAGAGATGAAGTAGCTCAATTCGATGATATTACTCTATTAATAACAAAAATTTTATAA
- a CDS encoding alginate O-acetyltransferase AlgX-related protein has protein sequence MKNKTLFNKTLLYVGVIFIIVTSILFVLGSINREGYLSNLSINADNTLKLNNIDVENTKKLFSSDNKLDYSSLTNYIFTNSNISKYSYNFRISYYSKVFGNSDIYGVYLNTNSLPDYISDVKFQEKGSPFGILISSKIIEQEKIDNIEYSLYIKFFNLLIYLILFYIFIILLYVFRKILLNIIYYIFFLLRKDRKLLLIYLIIYVSLIFFLFILGNLNREGYLSNLSINADNTLKLNNIDVENTKKLFSSNNKLDYSSLTNYIFTNSNISKYSYNFRISYYSKIFGNSDIYGVYLNTNSLPDYIEEIKMNNNFGTPFGNLVSLEKLKEKKIDDIYYKLKLKFNFLSILFLSCILLIIFIYELKNIILKFLNFLLCKIININRYVYILFIFLCFLIMPNIMYFLFGNYFDKTNYENRLKAQKPTLSINNVSKYPNEYEKYFNDYIPFRSEIIKLKNLIDLFVFRNFISDKTLLGKNKWLFFKRDNKIDNTIENYIGIKNFYFSDMELEICKNNLLNFRDELKKRNIDFILMICPDKEFIYTNYMPNYVKRKTNINSTDEFVKYMIKNTDIKIVYPKDELIKYKDKYQLYYRYDHHWNALGGYIAYSKLMKLFSINVRNLESLNILSFDYKYRNSWLHYSQTANYVALSSLEYFKDDKIFVISNFISKKTNIMINNLMSWGINYYYTNKYSMNTNNIYIIRDSMAQELLDYIFPSFNETSVISVNKFDIVDIVDKKPNVIIFETIERFLKSRLLNVLPNYKIEEINKDLKTNFIEVNN, from the coding sequence ATGAAAAATAAAACTTTATTTAATAAAACGTTATTATATGTTGGTGTTATTTTTATCATAGTGACCTCAATTTTATTTGTTTTAGGAAGTATTAATAGAGAAGGTTATTTATCAAACTTATCTATTAATGCAGATAATACTTTAAAATTAAATAATATTGATGTAGAAAATACAAAAAAATTATTTTCTTCAGATAACAAATTAGATTATTCATCCTTAACTAATTATATTTTTACAAATTCCAATATTTCAAAATATAGTTACAATTTTAGAATTAGTTATTATAGTAAAGTCTTTGGAAATAGTGATATATACGGAGTTTATTTAAATACTAATAGTTTACCTGATTATATATCTGATGTAAAATTTCAAGAAAAAGGAAGTCCTTTTGGTATTTTAATTAGCTCTAAAATAATAGAACAAGAAAAAATAGATAATATAGAATATTCTTTATATATTAAATTTTTTAACTTATTAATATACCTAATATTATTTTATATATTTATTATTTTATTATATGTTTTTAGAAAAATTTTATTGAATATTATTTATTACATTTTTTTTCTTCTTAGAAAAGATAGAAAATTGTTGCTAATATATTTGATAATATATGTATCTTTAATATTTTTTTTATTTATTTTAGGTAATCTTAATAGAGAAGGTTATTTATCAAACTTATCTATTAATGCAGATAATACTTTAAAATTAAATAATATTGATGTAGAAAATACAAAAAAATTATTTTCTTCAAATAACAAATTAGATTATTCATCCTTAACTAATTATATTTTTACAAATTCCAATATTTCAAAATATAGTTATAATTTTAGAATTAGTTATTATAGTAAAATTTTTGGAAATAGTGATATATATGGAGTTTATTTAAATACTAATAGTTTGCCTGATTATATAGAAGAAATAAAAATGAATAATAATTTTGGTACTCCATTTGGTAATTTAGTTAGCTTAGAGAAATTAAAAGAAAAAAAAATAGATGATATTTATTATAAATTAAAACTTAAATTTAATTTTTTAAGCATATTATTTTTATCTTGTATATTATTAATTATTTTTATTTATGAATTAAAAAATATTATATTGAAATTTTTAAATTTTTTATTATGTAAAATTATTAATATAAATAGATATGTTTATATATTATTTATATTTTTATGTTTTTTGATTATGCCTAATATAATGTATTTTTTATTTGGAAATTATTTTGATAAGACTAATTATGAGAATAGATTAAAGGCTCAAAAACCTACCTTATCTATAAATAATGTAAGTAAATATCCTAATGAATATGAAAAATATTTTAATGATTATATTCCTTTTAGAAGTGAGATTATAAAATTAAAAAATTTGATAGATTTATTTGTATTTAGAAATTTTATATCAGATAAAACATTATTAGGAAAAAATAAATGGTTATTTTTTAAGAGAGATAATAAAATAGACAATACTATTGAAAATTATATTGGAATTAAAAACTTCTATTTTTCTGATATGGAATTAGAAATTTGTAAAAATAATTTACTAAATTTTAGAGATGAACTTAAAAAAAGAAATATAGATTTTATATTAATGATATGTCCTGATAAAGAGTTCATATATACAAATTATATGCCTAATTATGTAAAAAGAAAAACAAATATAAATTCGACAGATGAATTTGTAAAGTATATGATAAAAAATACAGATATAAAAATTGTATATCCTAAAGATGAATTAATAAAATATAAAGATAAATATCAATTATATTATCGCTATGATCATCATTGGAATGCATTAGGTGGATATATTGCGTATTCAAAATTAATGAAATTATTTTCTATTAATGTTAGAAATTTAGAAAGTTTAAATATTTTAAGTTTTGATTATAAATATAGAAATTCTTGGTTACATTATAGTCAAACAGCAAATTATGTAGCTTTGTCAAGTTTAGAATATTTTAAAGATGATAAAATTTTTGTAATAAGTAATTTTATAAGTAAAAAAACAAATATTATGATTAATAACCTTATGAGTTGGGGAATAAATTATTATTATACAAATAAATATTCAATGAATACTAACAATATATATATTATTAGAGATTCTATGGCCCAAGAATTATTAGATTATATATTTCCTTCATTTAATGAAACAAGTGTTATATCTGTTAATAAATTTGATATAGTTGATATAGTTGATAAAAAACCAAATGTTATAATATTTGAAACAATTGAAAGATTTTTAAAAAGTAGATTATTGAATGTGTTGCCAAATTATAAAATAGAAGAAATCAATAAGGATTTAAAAACTAATTTTATTGAAGTAAATAATTAA
- a CDS encoding ankyrin repeat domain-containing protein produces MKKIIFLFVIVSAVLLAQQKRTPIMDALERRDIKKAIELINSGVDINAKDRMGETPLIEASEEGLTEVVRVLIEKKADLNAVNVRNRTALSRASYKGHTKIVRMLVDAGADVNIKDKYGKTALNYATQRGHQNIVKILKAAGAK; encoded by the coding sequence ATGAAAAAGATTATATTTTTATTTGTTATTGTCAGTGCAGTTTTATTAGCACAGCAGAAAAGAACACCTATAATGGATGCTTTAGAAAGAAGAGACATAAAAAAAGCAATAGAGCTTATAAACTCAGGAGTTGATATTAATGCAAAAGACAGAATGGGTGAAACTCCTCTAATAGAAGCTTCAGAAGAAGGACTCACAGAAGTTGTTAGAGTTTTAATAGAAAAGAAAGCAGATTTAAATGCAGTAAATGTTAGAAATAGAACAGCCTTAAGCAGGGCTTCATATAAAGGTCATACTAAAATAGTTCGCATGTTGGTGGATGCTGGTGCTGATGTTAATATAAAAGATAAATATGGAAAAACTGCATTAAACTATGCAACTCAGAGAGGACATCAAAATATAGTAAAAATATTGAAAGCAGCAGGTGCTAAATAG